One stretch of Candidatus Bathyarchaeia archaeon DNA includes these proteins:
- the albA gene encoding DNA-binding protein Alba, whose amino-acid sequence MASASTNSIFVGRKPVMNYVLACITLLQGGAQEVSVKARGRAINRAVDVVEVVRKRFMPDVKVKDVKIGTEQLVSKETNAPMNVSTIEIILSK is encoded by the coding sequence TTGGCATCCGCATCCACGAACTCCATCTTCGTCGGCAGGAAGCCGGTGATGAACTACGTCCTCGCCTGCATAACGCTCCTCCAGGGAGGGGCCCAGGAGGTCTCCGTGAAGGCGAGGGGGAGGGCGATAAATAGGGCCGTGGACGTCGTCGAGGTCGTTAGGAAGCGCTTCATGCCCGACGTCAAGGTGAAGGATGTCAAAATAGGGACGGAGCAGCTCGTGAGCAAGGAGACGAACGCCCCGATGAACGTCTCCACCATAGAGATAATCCTATCCAAATGA